A part of Methanomassiliicoccales archaeon genomic DNA contains:
- a CDS encoding phosphoglycolate phosphatase gives MIWMTRRYKAVVCDVDGTITDPQKRIQTLGIETLREVQESGLCVMLASGNVLPVAYGLSAFIGLNGPVIAENGGIVSYNEKIYKIHSSELPERAYDHLKKIIPAPERLFTDNWRETEVGLKRSNDLESVRRALEGWDVEIEATGFAIHIMEKGHSKMSGIRKACELLGIDLEEVVAIGDADNDVRMLKECGFGIAVGNASPAAKAAADYVALAKHAQGVAEGLCYLGIITCKCPGRQC, from the coding sequence ATGATCTGGATGACAAGAAGATATAAGGCGGTGGTCTGCGACGTCGATGGGACGATAACCGACCCCCAGAAGAGGATCCAGACCTTGGGCATCGAGACGTTGCGAGAGGTGCAAGAATCAGGTCTGTGTGTCATGTTGGCCTCGGGGAACGTCCTTCCTGTGGCCTATGGATTGTCTGCATTTATCGGGCTGAACGGCCCTGTCATCGCAGAGAACGGTGGCATTGTTTCGTATAACGAGAAGATCTACAAGATCCATTCGTCAGAGCTTCCGGAACGGGCATATGATCATCTGAAAAAAATTATCCCCGCTCCCGAGCGGCTCTTCACTGACAATTGGAGGGAGACGGAGGTAGGTCTGAAAAGGTCCAACGACCTTGAATCGGTCCGAAGGGCCTTGGAAGGGTGGGATGTGGAAATAGAAGCAACGGGATTTGCAATCCACATCATGGAAAAGGGGCATAGTAAGATGTCCGGCATCAGAAAAGCCTGCGAATTGTTAGGGATCGACCTAGAGGAGGTGGTCGCCATCGGTGATGCGGACAACGATGTGAGGATGCTGAAGGAATGCGGGTTCGGGATCGCTGTGGGAAACGCTTCTCCGGCAGCGAAGGCCGCCGCGGACTATGTGGCACTGGCAAAGCATGCCCAAGGGGTCGCTGAAGGGCTGTGCTATCTAGGAATCATAACATGTAAATGTCCGGGCCGCCAATGCTGA
- a CDS encoding GTP cyclohydrolase I FolE2: protein MLSRVGVTGVKKPVQVCRGGKTVTLICTIDVFVDLPSSQKGSHLSRNLEVISEAVDQSLSEPVNGLEDLAANIAMDLLKRHEYATYSEANVMAEYFLERTVPSGRKTMESYKLLARAVDKRGNGLKKMIGVEVIGMTACPCAMETVRDLQKGNLRDREEFHPNITHNQRNVTTILMEVPGDYSVEANDLIDIVERSFSSPTFEILKRAEEAQVVIVAHENPKFVEDVVRSNLTKIVERYKDLPDSTIVTVRSESQESIHKHNAFAERVTTLGELREQE, encoded by the coding sequence ATGTTGTCCCGGGTGGGGGTCACGGGGGTAAAGAAGCCTGTACAGGTATGCCGGGGGGGAAAAACAGTTACTTTGATCTGCACGATCGATGTGTTCGTCGACCTTCCTTCAAGCCAAAAGGGCTCCCATCTGTCAAGGAACCTTGAGGTCATATCAGAGGCTGTCGACCAGAGCCTGTCAGAACCTGTCAATGGCCTGGAGGACCTGGCAGCGAACATCGCGATGGACCTCCTGAAACGTCATGAGTACGCCACGTATTCTGAGGCGAACGTCATGGCCGAGTACTTTTTAGAAAGGACAGTTCCATCGGGAAGGAAGACAATGGAGTCCTACAAGCTTCTTGCGAGGGCCGTTGACAAGCGGGGCAACGGCCTCAAGAAGATGATAGGGGTCGAGGTGATCGGCATGACCGCATGTCCATGCGCCATGGAGACGGTCAGAGACCTTCAGAAGGGCAACCTGAGGGACAGGGAGGAGTTCCACCCCAATATCACGCATAACCAGAGGAATGTGACCACTATTCTCATGGAGGTCCCCGGAGATTATTCTGTGGAGGCGAACGACCTTATTGACATAGTTGAGAGGTCTTTCAGTTCACCAACCTTCGAGATACTTAAAAGAGCTGAGGAGGCCCAGGTTGTAATCGTGGCCCATGAGAACCCAAAGTTCGTTGAGGACGTCGTGAGGTCAAACCTTACTAAGATCGTTGAAAGATACAAAGACCTTCCTGACTCTACGATCGTCACCGTGAGAAGCGAGAGCCAGGAGTCTATCCACAAACACAACGCCTTTGCTGAGAGGGTGACCACCCTGGGCGAGCTCAGAGAACAGGAATGA
- a CDS encoding tetratricopeptide repeat protein, translating into MSEEFDKLMKQGFQLMSEGEYQSALSKFDKAIKVDPKNAEAYLAKADAAVLVPKVSQEEIEALYKKAIELQPDNPFMYQSYAAFCMDVGKFNEAESAYLKAAEVDPENAPYYYSEFGVEYYKKAPVVYEQHLDEKTKEIIARKSLKYLLKSIGLDEAAAKKLLQ; encoded by the coding sequence ATGTCTGAGGAATTCGATAAGCTGATGAAGCAAGGGTTCCAGCTCATGAGCGAGGGAGAGTACCAATCGGCCCTTTCCAAGTTCGACAAGGCAATAAAGGTCGACCCAAAGAACGCTGAGGCTTACCTTGCCAAGGCAGACGCCGCGGTCCTTGTCCCGAAGGTCTCTCAAGAGGAGATAGAAGCGCTCTACAAGAAGGCCATCGAGCTACAGCCCGATAATCCCTTCATGTACCAGTCGTATGCAGCGTTCTGCATGGATGTGGGTAAGTTCAATGAGGCAGAAAGTGCTTATCTTAAAGCTGCGGAGGTCGACCCTGAGAACGCACCATATTATTACTCTGAGTTCGGGGTGGAGTATTATAAAAAGGCCCCGGTCGTGTACGAGCAGCACCTGGATGAAAAGACCAAGGAGATCATTGCAAGGAAGTCTTTGAAATATCTTCTTAAGTCCATAGGGCTCGATGAGGCCGCAGCCAAAAAGCTATTGCAATGA